TCTCCCAACGTCAGTTCCGTACTTCTTCCTGATAGTTCCTTCTGCAGCTTTGGCAGGGTCTGTAGCCCCTATGATTTCCCTTACTCTGCTTATCGCATTTTCTCCCTCAAGAACCATCGGGACACAGGGGCCGGATGACATGAAATCTGTTAGTTCATCGTAAAACGGCCTATCCTTGTGGACTATGTAAAACTTTTTAGCCTGTTCCTTTGAAAGGTGAACCATCTTAATTGCCAAGAGCTTCAAGTCGTTCTCCTGTAGAATTCTAACGATGTCTCCAACTGCATTCTTCTTAACAGCATCGGGCTTTACAATTACAAGAGTCCTCTCAACTGCCATTTTACTCCTCCGTCCTTTCTAATTTGCGCTGTATTATACCCTTTCTAACTGTTTGAAGGTAATTGTGGGCAAGTCTCGTAGGTTCAGGAAGCTTATACCCCCTTCCAAGTTTTAGAACAATTTCAAGGGACTCCTCAGGAGTTATCAGATTTCCAGGAGAGACAAAAACGGGTTTAACTCTGTCCCTCATCCTAACGGCATATCCGAGAATTTCCTTAGTTTTTGGGTCAACGATAGGTGAACTGCAGCCTGCCTTTTCGCAGGGCTCCTCAAATTTTCCGTAGAGAATCTTCTTTGCACACCCTATCGTAGGTACGTTCATAACAATTCCAAAGTGTGTAGCTATTCCAAGCCTCCTCGGATGGGCTATTCCGTGTCCGTCAACAACTACTAAATCAGGTTTGTTTTTTAGTTTTAAGTAGGTTTTGACCAAAAGTGGAACCTCACGGAAGGCCAGAAATCCCGGAACGTATGGAACCTTTACTTCCATTGTGTCGTAAATTTCCTCAACTACTTTTAGACTTGAAAACTCAAGAATTACAAATGCTCCAATTCCAACTGTAGGATTTTTATAAGGGTCAATAAAGGTTAAATCACACCCTCCGATGAGTTTTATCTCCCTCTCAAGTGGTCTGAGTTTTAGTTTTTTAAGGAGCTCCCTCTGAGCCCTCTCCGCCTTCTTGAAGGAAATCTTCACGTCTCAACCCTTCCAAAGAGTATAAGACCTACTGAAGTGAAGAGAATTAAAGGAGCAAAGGATGCATAGATTGGTGGTAGAGCTCCACTCTTTCCTAAACTTATAAAGAGCGACGTTGTGACCCACATTAGAACGATTAGGGTGCTCACAATCAAGACCGTGTACCCCTTTCTGTTCCTCGGGTTAAAAACACCAAAGGGTATTCCAATAAGAGTTACAACCAAGGGATAGAGGGATATTGCCAGTTTTGAGTAGAGCTCCATCTGAAATTGCCTCGTATCGTAACCCAACCTTTCAAGCCTCTTAATGGTTATAAACAACTCACTTAAGCTCTTAGCCTCAGGCAGTGTTTCTGACGACTTTAAATCCTTAATATCAACACCTAAGTTGAGTGAAAGCTCGTTTAACCTCTCAGTTTTTAATTTATTTAAATCCCTTATAAAAACGTCTTTAAACTTCCAAACTCCGTTACCTTCATAGAAAACCTCTCTTCCATCGATTCTCCTTGTAGGTTGAAAGTTCTCCTCCTCTATAACACTTCCCCACTTTCCCCTTCTCTCCTTTACATTCAACTTCCTTATAAACACAAATTTCCTACTTCCGCTTTTAAACCAGACCTCACTTACCTTCTTAGGGCTGGCTTTTTCCACCTTTCTCTCAATTTCTGAGGAAACCTTCAGTCCCTTTGGAACAAAAAGCTCGTGAACGAGGAGTGAGAAAAGTGAGGAGAGGAGAGCCAAGACTAAAAGTGGAACTGAGAATCTATAGGTACTTATCCCGAGAGCCCTGATAACCGTTAGTTCACTCGTTGACGAAAATCGGGAGAGAGTTACCACAGTTGAGATTAGAACTGCTATGGGTAAAACTCTGACGGTGTAAAGGGGAAACCTACCAGATATGAACTGGAGCTCAGACTTAAGTCCTAATTTCATAGAGATACTGATGTGGCTCACGAAGTCGATTATTCCAAATATCGTTAGAAACGTTAACAGTGTCAAAAACAGAAGCTTCAGCCCTTCAGAGAAAACGTACCTATCTAAAATCTTTACCATCTCGTTCCTGCGTAAATCCTAATTTTTTCCTTAACTGCAAGGTAGTAAAAAATGGAGGAGAGAACTCCGAATACTAAATCCGGCAGAAGGGTTAGAGGAGGAAAGTTTGAGCTTAGAGCAAGCTTCTTTGAGAAAACGTACAGAACGTAGTAGAGAACAATTACAGTTAGACTTATGATAATTCCCATTCCGTAAGCTCCCCTTGGAAGAGATACGGATACTGAGAAAATCAGAATTCCTACAATTAGTGAGGATAGGGATAAGGATAACCTCTTTAGGATTTCGGTTAAACTCTCGGAATCCCTTTTCTTTAAAAGCTGGCTTAGTGTTTTGTACTTTTTAGCTTCGAACTTTTCGCCTTCGGAAAACTTGTAGAGCTCCAGTGTATAGTTTTTAAACTTTAAAAACTGAAACTCCTCCGGTTTTTCCCAGTTTAAAACCTGTGCAGTTCCGTTGTAAATATCCAAAAAGACCGTATTGTTTTCAGTCCTTAAACCGCCTTCTCTTCCAAATATTACTATGAATTTATCCTTTCTATCAAGTGAGACCATAAAGTTCTCAATTAGTCCCTGTTTAGGAAAGATTCTATCCACGTAGAACGTAACTCCAGGAAAGTTTGACGAGAAGTTCTTTGGAGTTATACTCATAGTTAGCTTCTTCTTTACAAGTTCCTCAATCTCCTTTTTAACAGCAACGTTGCTTTTTGGAGCTAAGTACATCGTAGAGTAGAGAGAAAAGAGTGAAAAGAGAATACCTAACAGAAGGACGGGAATGGATATCTGGCGAATACTGACACCGCAGGACCTTAAAACGGTAATTTCATTATTGCTCTCCATCTGGAGAAATACGATTAAGACTGAAATTACAAAGGACACAGAAATAACAACTCCAAAAAAGGCAGGAAGGGTTTTTACTAAAACAGAGAGAAACTCTGTGAAAGAAACTCCCTGACCTATAACTGTTTCCGCTATTTGAGAGGCCCTATCAATCACTATTACAAATAAAAACAGCAAAAAGGTGAAGATTACCGTTTTAAACAGTTCATAGAAAATGTACCTGTAAAGAGTCTTCATTTTTCCTTCTTAACGTATCTGTACCAATCAACAACCAAAGCACTTGCAATAAAGATTGAGGAATAGGTACCTACCGTTATACCTACAAGGAGAACGAAAGCAAAGTCGTTTATTACACCTCCTCCAAACATGTAGAGACAGAAAACAACAAATAGAGTGGTCAGAGATGTTATTAGGGTTCTTGAGAGCGTTTGGTTTATACTGTCATTAACGATTTCCTCAAAGGGCTTACTTCTCAGTAAAACTTTCATATTTTCCCTGATTCTGTCGTAAACAACGATTGTATCGTTTATAGAGTAACCGATAACTGTTAAGAGAGCCGCAATAACAGGTAAACTGAATTCCCTACCTACAGACATAAATACTCCCGTTGTTGCCAGAGCGTCGTGAACCAAGGCAAGGACTGCACCAAAGGCAAAAATCGGCTCAAATCTCCAGGCAACGTAAATGAGAATACCAATCAGGGCATAGATTACGGCCATTATTCCCTTTTCCCTCAACTCCTTACCAATTGTAGGACCTATCATTTCAACTCTTCTTATTTCAACTTTATTTCCGAACTTTTCCCTTAAAACTTCTCTTATCAAATCGGCAGTTTTATTTGGGTCTTTTATAGCAGGAGCTTTTATAAGAAACTCATTTTTACCCTCAATGTTTTGAACTAAGATTCCTTCAATTTTTCCGTTAAATATCTGCCTGATTTTCTCTGTATTTATGTTCTTCTCATCCACCTTTACCTGAACTAAAACTCCACCTGTAAAGTCTATTCCAAACTTAGGTTTAACAATAAATATCCCGTAGAGCCAGCTTCCTACTATAAGTGACAGTGAAAGTAAATAGGCAAAGTACCTTTTTCCTATAAAGTCAATTTTTCTCATCCACTACTCCCTAAATTTTGAATAGGTTAGGTTTGTACTTAACAATAAGGTCAAGAATAACCTTTGTAACGAAAACAGCAGTAAACATACTTGACAGGATACCTAAGGAGAGTGTAACGGCAAAACCCTTTATAGGACCTGTTCCAAATTGAAAGAGGACTGCTGCAGCAATTAAGGTTGTTACGTTGGCATCGAGTATTGTTCCCCAGGCTCTTGAGAAGCCTGCTTCAACGGAGGAAAAAAGGTTCCTTCCCTTTCTAATTTCCTCCTTTATTCTCTCGAATATGATTACGTTGGCATCAACGGCCATACCTACGGTTAAGATGTAACCAGCTATTCCTGGCAGAGTTAAGGTAGCTCCTAAGAGAACCATCATGGACCATAGGAGAACTACGTTCATAAGGAGGGCTAAATCGGCGGCCAATCCGGCAAACTTGTAGTAAAGGAGCATAAACAGCATAACAATAACTATTCCTGCCACACCTGCCTTTATTCCCTTTTCAACGGACTCCTTACCCAAGGATGGTCCTACCGTTGTCTCCTCAACAATTTTTACAGGTGCAGGTAGAGCTCCAGCCCTTAAAACTATAGATAGGTCCCTTGCCTCCTGATAGGAGAACTGTCCAGTTATCTGTCCCCTCGAACCGATAGCGCTCCTTATTACGGGAGCGGACTGAACTTTACCGTCAAGTACGATTGCAAGTCTCGTTCCTACGTGTTTCGCCGTGTATTCCTTAAATATCCTTGCTCCCTCAGGTTTTAGGACGAAGCTCACTGCAGGCATGCCGTTTTCATCCCTACTTGGGTAGGCATCCTTTAGGTAGGCTCCGGTTAGTATCGGTTCCCTCTTAACTATGAAGAAGTTGTAGGCCACAACCTTTCCAGATTTGTTCTTAATCTCCTGAATTAGAACCTGCTGGTCATCCGGTACCTTTCCGCCAAAGGCCTTAACCACATCCTCAGGAGAGCGGAAGGGAAGCTTTTCCTCCTTTCCGTTCTTGACTTCGTAGAACGTTGGTCCCGATGGTGAAGGTTTGACAACAATCCTTGCTCCTTCTGGAACCGTTCCTCCCAACTTTGTTATAAGTTCCTCTACACTCCTTGCCGTATCAACCACTTCCTTAAATTCAAGGTTTGCAACCTTTCCAATTACCTTCTTGGCCCTTTCTGGGTTCTTAACCCCAGGAAGCTCCACAATAATCCTGTCCTTTCCGTTTCTAACAATAACAGGTTCTGCTACACCTAACTGGTCTATTCTGTTCCTTATCGTTTCAAGGGCCTGTTCTGCAAGCCTATCTATCTCCTTTGACTTGTAGGATGGTTTAAGTGAGAGCTCTATCTCCTTTCCCTTGACCTTGATGTTAAACATATCTGAGTAGTCATCCTCTATTTTTGAAACGGCCTGTTTAACGTAGTCGGGAGATAACAGGAAAATCTCTATGTTTGTTTTTCTCCTTTCGACGGATACAACGGGAATGTTCTCCTCCTCCAAACTCCTCTTAATCTCCCTCAGAGCCGTTGAAACCTCATTCTCAAGGGCTTTCTCCGTATCAATCTGGAGAACCAAGTGGGTACCGCCTTTGAGGTCAAGCCCTAAGTTTATGGGCTTCGTTAAATCAATATAGAGGGCACCTAATAGGACTATCAGAACGAACAGTATTTTCCACTTAAGGTTTTTCATAAGAACTCCTCACCTTTAAACTTTGCTCCATGAATAATACAAAATTAAAGGTCTGTATCGTTTATCCTGAGCCTGAATTTGTAGCCAAAAACCTCCGTAGCCCTCCTGCACATCTCCATTCGGGGCTGGAATATGGAGAAGTAGTCAAGTAGGTCTGAAATTCTCGTATCAATTTTGAGAATGAGTTTTACAGTTCTCGTTACCTTATCAACCTCAAGGTTACTGTACAGAACTGCGTAGTTAACCCTGTCATGAATGTCCTCTCCAATTGTTCTCCTGGTTCTTACCCTTGTTCTGTGGACGTGGGACTTGTCGGCAATAACAACGGCAGCTGAGACCTCGGTAACGGGAAATCCCGTTTCCTCCTCGTGATTTCCAATTGCAAAGGTTATTTCTGTTAGGTCATCATCCAAGTAACCTTTCCCCTTTAAGAGTTGGAAAGCAAGAAGGGCTCCACTCTGAGCGTGATTGTGCCTTGAAACAATGTGACCGATATCGTGGAGAAAACCTGCCACTCCTGCAAGTTCTGCCCTCCTCCTATCTCCCGTTATCTCCATAAGCAGCCACCTTGCCTTTTCGGCAACCCATCCGACGTGCTTTATTCCGTGGTCCGTGTATCCCATTCTCTCCAAGAAGTAATCGCTCCTTTCAATGTAGTAGAGAATTCTCCTGTCCTTCATCAAATCCCTGTAAGTTGGAAACTCTATCTCTTTCACCTCTCCCTCACGCTAACGTCTGCTGCAAATACTTTTTTAAGACCCTCCTCCGTCTTAACAATGAGAGCTCCATCAGTATCAACTTTAAGAGCTCTCCCGACGTAGGAGTTCCCCTCCTCGACCACTTTAACTTCCCTTCTAATCATAGGACAGTGTCTTTCAAACTCCTCAATACTAAAGTTTCCCTCCTTTAGCAAACTGTGAACTTTAACAACTTCTCTGTGGAGAAGTGATAGGAGCTCATCCCTATCAAATTCTATTCCTTCAACTCTCAGTGATGTTGCCGGAACGGGGAAGCTACTGAGCTCCTCCTTTGAGTATGTTAGGTTTATTCCTATTCCTACAACCAACCTGTCCCTGCAGAGCTCTGGAAGAACACCGGCAATCTTTTTTCCGTTTATATAAACGTCGTTTGGCCACTTCAAGTAGAACCCATCTCCGAACCTTAAAAGGGCTTTAAGTGTTGAGTAACCGAAGGCCAAACTTGAAATTCCAAAGTTTCTGCTCGGTCTCTCAAGGATGAATGAGACGTAAAGTCCCTTGTCCCTTTTTGAGAGCCAACGTCTACCTCTTCTTCCCTTTCCACCCGTTTGCTCCCTTGCAACTATACAGAGGCCGTGGAAAAAGGGAACTCTCTTTGCTTCCTCGTTTGTTGAGTCTGTTCTGTCAACGTAGATAACTTTCATGGAGGGAATTATACAGAGGTTATAATTCCTCCGCTATGGAGTGGACTGTTGGAAGCTTGGTTAAAAGGGCTGCTGAGATTTTAAGGGAAAGAGGAAGTAAAACCCCGAGGTTGGACGCAGAGCTCCTCTTAGTCCATTCACTTGGACTAAAAAGTAGAGTGGAGCTCTACACAAACTTTGATAGACCTCTATCTGAGGATGAGGTTGAAAGATACAGAAAGTTGATAGTCAGAAGGGCAAAGGGAGAACCGGTTGCCTACATAACGGGAAATAGGGAGTTCTTTGGTTTTGAATTTTCTGTTGATAGGGGAGTTCTCATTCCAAGGCCAGAAACGGAGTTCTTAGTCGAGGTTGTTTTTGAATTTTTGAGAAATAAGGAGGGTTTAACTGTTGTTGACGTCGGAACAGGTTCAGGGTGCATCGTCCTAACGCTCTGTAAGTTGACGGGTGAGAGACATAAATTCTTTGGAATAGACATATCCAAGAAGGCTTTGGAAATTTCTGAGAAGAATAGGGAAAAGTTGGGGTGTTCCAAGGTTGAGTTTTTAAAGGGAGACCTACTCTCCCCTATCGACTTTTCTGTAGATGTTGTCGTTTCAAATCCCCCTTACGTTTCAGTTAACGACCCCAAATTGGAAAGGGAGGTTCTAAAGTTTGAGCCTGCGGGAGCTCTCTTTGGAGGGAGAACTGGACTTGAGGTAATTGAGAGGTTAGTTGAGCAGTCCTCGGAGAAATTAAAAAGGGGTGGACTTTTGGCTTTAGAAGTTGGTATAGGCCAGAGTGATAAGGTGAGTAACTTACTCAGGAGCTCAGGATTTGAAGATATTAAAACTTACAGGGATTTATCTGGAATTGAGAGGGTAGTTACGGGGGTTAAGGAATAATGGAGAAGTTTGTTATAAGAGGAGGAAGGGAGCTCCACGGCAAGGTTAGGGTTTCTGGTTCAAAGAATGCCTCACTCCCCATTCTCTTCTCCTCAATCCTATCGGGAAGTCTCAAACTTTCAAACGTTCCAGACCTTAGGGATGTTTCAACTGCATGTAAACTCCTCGAGATAATGGGATTTAACGTTGTAAGGAACAGTGATACTGTTGAAGTGGAGTTCACGGGAAGAATTAATCCTGAGGCTCCCTACGAATTGGTTAAAACAATGAGGGCTTCCATCCTCTGTTTAGGGCCTCTTCTGTCCAAGTTTGGAAGGGCCAGTGTTTCGCTCCCCGGAGGGTGTGCAATCGGCTTAAGGCCGGTCGACCTTCACCTGAAGGGCCTTTCAAAGATGGGAGCAGATTTGAGAATTTCCCACGGGTACGTAGTTGGAGAGGTAAGGGGAAGGTTAAAGGGCGTCGATGTAACGTTGGACTTTCCAACTGTCGGTGGAACGGAGAATATACTTATGGCTGCCGTTCTTGCAAAGGGAAAAACGGTTATAAGAAATGCAGCAAAGGAGCCAGAAATTGTCGATTTGGCAAGAGCTCTAAAAAAGGGAGGAGCAAGGATAGAGGGAGAGGGAACGGACGTCATAGAGGTAGAGGGGGTGGACGAAATTGGCCCTATCGAGTACAGGGTTATGCCCGACAGAATAGAGGCAGGAACGTTTCTCTCTGCAGTGGCCTCTGCAGGTGGAGAAGTGGAAATAGAGGAATTTCCAACGTTTGCCTTAGAGTCGGTTGTTGAGAAGTTTGTTGAATCGGGACTCTCTATTGAGGAAATTTCGGAAGGTAGAGTTTTAGTGAAAAAAAGAGATAGACTAAAGGGAACGGATATAGTTACACAACCCTATCCGGGCTTTCCAACGGATATGCAGGCTCAGTTTATGGCTGCAATGTGCATAGCAGATGGGGTATCTGTAATAAAGGAAACGATATTTGAGAACAGGTTTATGCATGCTCTGGAGCTCCAGAGAATGGGTGCAGACTTAAAGATTGAGGGCAATACCGTCGTTGTCAAAGGTGTAGACAAGTTAATTGGAGCAAAGGTTACGGCAACAGACTTAAGGGCAAGTGCATCGTTGGTTATAGCAGGACTCGGAGCTGAAAACACAACGGAGGTTTACAGGATATACCACCTTGATAGGGGCTACGAGAAATTGGAGAGGAAGCTCAATTCGTTGGGTGCAGAGATAGAGAGAGTCCCAAGTGAGCTTAAGTATTAGGAGTTGAAAGATGGACTACAAATCAATAACTGTTGCACTTCCAAAGGGAAGACTACTGAAGGAGGCTGTTGGTTTCCTTGAATCATGTGGGATAGATGCATCGGAAACCCTTACTAAAACGAGAAAGCTCATCTTCCAGTGGAAAAACTTTAAGTTCATCTTAGTTAAACCTATGGACGTTCCAACGTACGTTTACTACGGAACTGCCGATATTGGAATAGCGGGAAAGGACGTTATCGAGGAAAAGGGGTTTGACCTCTACGAACCGTTGGACCTTAAGTTTGGAGCGTGCAGGCTTTCCGTTGCAGAACCTCAGGATATAGATGAACCCTACGACATAGAAAAGCTCTCCTACATAAGAGTTGCCACAAAGTATCCGAAGATAACCGACAGGTACTTTAGAAGTAAGGGAATTCACCCTGAAATAATAGTCCTCTACGGTTCCGTGGAATTGGCTCCACTCGTAGGTCTTTCAGATAGGATAGTTGACCTTGTTCAAACTGGAACGACACTTAAGGAGAATGGTTTAAGGGAAGTGGATGTTATTCTCCATTCGACTGCAAGGCTGGTTATAAACAGGGCAAGCTTGAAAACAAAGTACTTAATCTTGAAGCCAGTAATAGATAGGATGAAGGAAGTTATTTTATAGAATAAATTAAATTTTAATCGGCGGGCTTTATGAGGATAACTTACTTAAGGGTTTCAGTTACCGATAGGTGTAACTTCAGGTGTAAGTACTGTATGCCTGAGGGAAATCAGGAGTTCATACCCCATCCAGAAATACTCAGATACGAGGAAATAACCGAAATTGTAAGGGTATTTACAACCTTTGGGGTTAAATCTATTAGATTAACAGGGGGGGAACCCTTAGTTAGAAAGGGTTTAGAGGAATTAATTTTTCAGCTAAAGAGTATTGAAGGTATAGAGGAGGTAACATTAACGACCAACGGATATTTCCTCAAGGAAAAGGCGAGAACGTTAAAGGAGAATGGGCTAAACAGGGTAAACGTTAGCATTGATACCTTAATTCCGGAGAAATTTTCGTTTATTACAGGAAGAGAAAGAGATGCCCTCTTTAGGGTCATTGAGGGAGTTGAAGAGGCGAAATCGATTGGAATTGAGCCTGTAAAGATAAACACAGTCCTAATTAGGAATTTTAACGATGGAGAGTTGGAGGGTTTTATCAGATTTTCGGAAAGATTTGGTGTAGAGGTGAGATTTATAGAGTTGATGCCTGTAGGCGGGAAGTTCTTTAGCTCCGAGAACTTTATTCCGGCTTCAGAGATAAAGGAGAAAATAGTTAAACAGTTTGGAAAACTCGTTCCACATAAAACAAAAAAGATGGGACCCGCAAAGAGCTTTAAAATTGAAGGAACAAAGGCCGTTGTTGGATTTATTCCTTCTGTTAGTGAACACTTCTGTTCAGAGTGTAACAGACTAAGACTGACATCTGATGGAAAACTTCGGCTCTGTCTAATGTCGGAAAAGGAAATAGATATTAAGGGGATTTTAAGGTCTCCCTCCTACAAGAGGGAAAATTTGGTCTCTGTAGTAAGGGGAGCTCTTCTTTTAAAGAGGGGAATAAACGGAATAGAGGCCCTTGAGGGGTTAGGCTGCTCGAGGAAAATGTTTACAATAGGGGGATAGTCAATGGAAAAATTAATAGCAGTTGATTTAACAGTTATTGCAGTTTGCTCTGTTCTTATAACTGTTGGTTTAATAGCTGTTTTAATTATTGCGTACAGAATTTTAAAAAAGATGGAGGAGGGGGTTGATACGGTTAACTCTCAGCTTAAACCGGCAGTTATCGACTTAAAAAGGACAATCGTTTCGATTACTGAAAACTTAAAGGTAGTTTCGGGAGCCCTCTCCTTTGTAGGTAAGTTTAAAAAGTCAAAAAAGTAGCATAAGTTTAAATATTGAAGAATTAATTTGGAGGAAGAGATGAGAAAGAGTTCACTGATGTTTTTATTAGGTAGTTTAATAGGTGCAGGAGCAGCTTACGTTGCAACTACGAGGAAGGAGGAAATCCTCAAGAAAATAGAGGAGCTCCAGGAGCAGATTAAGGAGAGCGACCTTCCTGAAAGGGCAAGGGCTCTGGTAGAGGATATTTCAAGGTCTATCAAGGAGCTCTTAACGAGTGGCGAAGAGGAGATGTCTGAGGAGGAGAAGAGGACAATCTTAGAGGAAGTTGAGCAGAAGATTCAAAAACTTGAAGAGACAATTCAGAAGGAGGGAGAGTAATTTTTGGAGCTCTCCCTTCTACTAAAGCCCTTAGGTTTAAGGTTTGAAGGTAATTTCTGGGTTGAGGGAATCACTGAGAACTCTAAAAAGGTTCTGCCTAACTTCATTTTCTTTGCCTACAAAGGTCTCTCCTCAGATGGGAACCTCTTTGTAAAGGAGGCTATAAAAAGGGGAGCCTCTGTAGTTTTTACAGATTCACTCAAAACGTACAGGGAGCTCCGTTCACTCATTCCTGTCTTTCTAACGGAAAATCCGAGAAAGGACTTAGCAGTTCTCTCTGCGAGGTTTTACGGAAACCCGGAGAGGGAGCTCTCAATAATAGGTATTACTGGAACAAACGGTAAGACAACAACTTCCTACCTTACCTTTAGCGCTATCAACAGAATTGGAGAAAGGGCAGGAATCGTTGGAACTGTAGAGTGGGGAACGGAGGAGGAGAGGTTTCCCTCAGATATGACAACCCCTTCTCCAACAGACTTTTTCAGGATTCTTGCCTACTTCAGGGACAGGAGAGTTAAATGGGTCGTCTGTGAGGTTTCATCCCACGCCTTAGAACTTGATAGGGTTTACGGAGTAGAGTTTAAGGGTTCGGTATTTACCAATCTATCCCATGACCACCTCGATTTCCACGGAGATATTTACAAC
The Balnearium lithotrophicum DNA segment above includes these coding regions:
- a CDS encoding HD domain-containing protein codes for the protein MKEIEFPTYRDLMKDRRILYYIERSDYFLERMGYTDHGIKHVGWVAEKARWLLMEITGDRRRAELAGVAGFLHDIGHIVSRHNHAQSGALLAFQLLKGKGYLDDDLTEITFAIGNHEEETGFPVTEVSAAVVIADKSHVHRTRVRTRRTIGEDIHDRVNYAVLYSNLEVDKVTRTVKLILKIDTRISDLLDYFSIFQPRMEMCRRATEVFGYKFRLRINDTDL
- a CDS encoding LptF/LptG family permease, with the protein product MVKILDRYVFSEGLKLLFLTLLTFLTIFGIIDFVSHISISMKLGLKSELQFISGRFPLYTVRVLPIAVLISTVVTLSRFSSTSELTVIRALGISTYRFSVPLLVLALLSSLFSLLVHELFVPKGLKVSSEIERKVEKASPKKVSEVWFKSGSRKFVFIRKLNVKERRGKWGSVIEEENFQPTRRIDGREVFYEGNGVWKFKDVFIRDLNKLKTERLNELSLNLGVDIKDLKSSETLPEAKSLSELFITIKRLERLGYDTRQFQMELYSKLAISLYPLVVTLIGIPFGVFNPRNRKGYTVLIVSTLIVLMWVTTSLFISLGKSGALPPIYASFAPLILFTSVGLILFGRVET
- the secF gene encoding protein translocase subunit SecF — encoded protein: MRKIDFIGKRYFAYLLSLSLIVGSWLYGIFIVKPKFGIDFTGGVLVQVKVDEKNINTEKIRQIFNGKIEGILVQNIEGKNEFLIKAPAIKDPNKTADLIREVLREKFGNKVEIRRVEMIGPTIGKELREKGIMAVIYALIGILIYVAWRFEPIFAFGAVLALVHDALATTGVFMSVGREFSLPVIAALLTVIGYSINDTIVVYDRIRENMKVLLRSKPFEEIVNDSINQTLSRTLITSLTTLFVVFCLYMFGGGVINDFAFVLLVGITVGTYSSIFIASALVVDWYRYVKKEK
- the ndk gene encoding nucleoside-diphosphate kinase: MAVERTLVIVKPDAVKKNAVGDIVRILQENDLKLLAIKMVHLSKEQAKKFYIVHKDRPFYDELTDFMSSGPCVPMVLEGENAISRVREIIGATDPAKAAEGTIRKKYGTDVGRNAVHASDSPESASYEIPFFFNQLEIHDQY
- the murA gene encoding UDP-N-acetylglucosamine 1-carboxyvinyltransferase encodes the protein MEKFVIRGGRELHGKVRVSGSKNASLPILFSSILSGSLKLSNVPDLRDVSTACKLLEIMGFNVVRNSDTVEVEFTGRINPEAPYELVKTMRASILCLGPLLSKFGRASVSLPGGCAIGLRPVDLHLKGLSKMGADLRISHGYVVGEVRGRLKGVDVTLDFPTVGGTENILMAAVLAKGKTVIRNAAKEPEIVDLARALKKGGARIEGEGTDVIEVEGVDEIGPIEYRVMPDRIEAGTFLSAVASAGGEVEIEEFPTFALESVVEKFVESGLSIEEISEGRVLVKKRDRLKGTDIVTQPYPGFPTDMQAQFMAAMCIADGVSVIKETIFENRFMHALELQRMGADLKIEGNTVVVKGVDKLIGAKVTATDLRASASLVIAGLGAENTTEVYRIYHLDRGYEKLERKLNSLGAEIERVPSELKY
- a CDS encoding LptF/LptG family permease; its protein translation is MKTLYRYIFYELFKTVIFTFLLFLFVIVIDRASQIAETVIGQGVSFTEFLSVLVKTLPAFFGVVISVSFVISVLIVFLQMESNNEITVLRSCGVSIRQISIPVLLLGILFSLFSLYSTMYLAPKSNVAVKKEIEELVKKKLTMSITPKNFSSNFPGVTFYVDRIFPKQGLIENFMVSLDRKDKFIVIFGREGGLRTENNTVFLDIYNGTAQVLNWEKPEEFQFLKFKNYTLELYKFSEGEKFEAKKYKTLSQLLKKRDSESLTEILKRLSLSLSSLIVGILIFSVSVSLPRGAYGMGIIISLTVIVLYYVLYVFSKKLALSSNFPPLTLLPDLVFGVLSSIFYYLAVKEKIRIYAGTRW
- a CDS encoding endonuclease V, translating into MKISFKKAERAQRELLKKLKLRPLEREIKLIGGCDLTFIDPYKNPTVGIGAFVILEFSSLKVVEEIYDTMEVKVPYVPGFLAFREVPLLVKTYLKLKNKPDLVVVDGHGIAHPRRLGIATHFGIVMNVPTIGCAKKILYGKFEEPCEKAGCSSPIVDPKTKEILGYAVRMRDRVKPVFVSPGNLITPEESLEIVLKLGRGYKLPEPTRLAHNYLQTVRKGIIQRKLERTEE
- the prmC gene encoding peptide chain release factor N(5)-glutamine methyltransferase; translated protein: MEWTVGSLVKRAAEILRERGSKTPRLDAELLLVHSLGLKSRVELYTNFDRPLSEDEVERYRKLIVRRAKGEPVAYITGNREFFGFEFSVDRGVLIPRPETEFLVEVVFEFLRNKEGLTVVDVGTGSGCIVLTLCKLTGERHKFFGIDISKKALEISEKNREKLGCSKVEFLKGDLLSPIDFSVDVVVSNPPYVSVNDPKLEREVLKFEPAGALFGGRTGLEVIERLVEQSSEKLKRGGLLALEVGIGQSDKVSNLLRSSGFEDIKTYRDLSGIERVVTGVKE
- a CDS encoding biotin--[acetyl-CoA-carboxylase] ligase, encoding MKVIYVDRTDSTNEEAKRVPFFHGLCIVAREQTGGKGRRGRRWLSKRDKGLYVSFILERPSRNFGISSLAFGYSTLKALLRFGDGFYLKWPNDVYINGKKIAGVLPELCRDRLVVGIGINLTYSKEELSSFPVPATSLRVEGIEFDRDELLSLLHREVVKVHSLLKEGNFSIEEFERHCPMIRREVKVVEEGNSYVGRALKVDTDGALIVKTEEGLKKVFAADVSVRER
- the secD gene encoding protein translocase subunit SecD translates to MKNLKWKILFVLIVLLGALYIDLTKPINLGLDLKGGTHLVLQIDTEKALENEVSTALREIKRSLEEENIPVVSVERRKTNIEIFLLSPDYVKQAVSKIEDDYSDMFNIKVKGKEIELSLKPSYKSKEIDRLAEQALETIRNRIDQLGVAEPVIVRNGKDRIIVELPGVKNPERAKKVIGKVANLEFKEVVDTARSVEELITKLGGTVPEGARIVVKPSPSGPTFYEVKNGKEEKLPFRSPEDVVKAFGGKVPDDQQVLIQEIKNKSGKVVAYNFFIVKREPILTGAYLKDAYPSRDENGMPAVSFVLKPEGARIFKEYTAKHVGTRLAIVLDGKVQSAPVIRSAIGSRGQITGQFSYQEARDLSIVLRAGALPAPVKIVEETTVGPSLGKESVEKGIKAGVAGIVIVMLFMLLYYKFAGLAADLALLMNVVLLWSMMVLLGATLTLPGIAGYILTVGMAVDANVIIFERIKEEIRKGRNLFSSVEAGFSRAWGTILDANVTTLIAAAVLFQFGTGPIKGFAVTLSLGILSSMFTAVFVTKVILDLIVKYKPNLFKI